The window GTTCGGCCAGTACCACGCGGTTGATGCGGGTGAAGGCGTTATAGGCCAGCACCGCAGGAATGGCCACCAGCAGGCCCAGCGCGGTCATGATCAGCGCTTCGCCCACGGGACCGGCGACCTTGTCGATCTGCACCGTGCCACTGGCCGAGACCGCCACCAGCGCATGGTAGATGCCCCAGACGGTGCCGAACAGGCCTACGAAGGGGGCGGTCGAGCCGACCGAGGCCAGCAGCGTCAGGCCACGTTCCAGGCGCGCCGAGACGCGGTTGATTTCACGGCGCAGGGTGCGCGTTATCAGCTCGCCCGGATCGGTGGCGGCGTTCAGCGATGGCGTGCCTTGCTGGCGGGTGCCGATGTCGGCAGCTTCGGCGGCGCGCTCGGCCATGGGGGTGTAGATCTGTTCGCTGTCCAGGCGCTGCATGGCGGCGGTGGCGTCGGCCAGCGTCGGGGCCTGCCAGAAGCGCTCCAGGGCGTTGCTGCCGCGGCGGATGCGCCAGGCCGCCCAGGCCTTGGAGAGAATGTAGTACCAGCTGGCGATGGACATGATCAGCAGCAGATAGGCGACCGAGTGGGAGACGGCGTCGCCTTGCGCCCAGTAATGGGCAAATCCAATGTTCTGTTCCATGGTGCGTGCTTTCGGGAAAGACGCCGCGCGGACGCGGCAGGGAGTCAATGACAGTGAAGCGCGGAGCAGTCGCTTGGAGCGGCCGACCCCAAAAAAATTCGCTGCCGGACCTGGTGGGGCGCGGCAGCGTCGGGCATTTCCTGTGGTTCCGGGCTCGGCTTACTTGAAGCCCAGCACATCCTGCATGTCGTACAGGCCGGTTTCCTTGTCGGCCAGGTAGCGTGCGGCGCGCAGGCTGCCCATGGCGTAGGAGACGCGGCTGGAGGACTTGTGCGAAATCTCGATACGCTCGCCGATGCCGGCAAACAGGACCGTGTGGTCGCCGATGATGTCGCCGCCGCGCACGGTGGCAAAACCGATGGAGGAGGGATCGCGTTCGCCGGTCACGCCTTCGCGGGCATAGACGGCGACGTCGTCGAGCTTCTTGCCCAGCGCGTCGGCGATGACTTCGCCCATCTTCAGCGCGGTGCCGGAGGGCGCATCGACCTTGAAGCGGTGATGGGCCTCGATGATCTCGATGTCGTAGCCGTGCGAGAAGTTCTTGGCCGCCATCTCCAGCAGCTTCATGGTCACGTTCACGCCCACGCTCATGTTGGGCGCGGCCATGATGGCGGTCTTCTCGGCGTAGGCTGCGATAGCGGCCTTGCCTTCGGGCTCGAAGCCGGTGGTGCCGATGACGACCTTCACGCCATGCGCGGCGCAGTATTCCAGATGCTTGAGGGTGCCTTCGGGACGGGTGAAGTCGATCAGCACATCAGCCTTCGCCAGTCCGCGCGCCAGGTCGGACTCGATCAGGACGCCCGTGGCCTTGCCCAGGAACAGGCCGGCATCGGTGCCGATGCTGGGGGAGGTCGGGGTGTCGAGCGCGCCGGCCAGCTGGAGGTCGTCGGCGTTGAGGATGGCTTCGATGAGCATGCGGCCCATGCGCCCGGAGGCGCCGGCCACGGCGATATTCAATACGGTCATGACAATCTCGGGATTACTTGTTGGCGGAAGACGGGGCGACGGGCGAGGCAGGTTTGACGTCGTCGTCGGTCAATTTCGCCTTGGAGCCGACCTTGGCGTCGGTGATCAGGGTCAGGTATTCGCTCTCGGTGGGCAGGTCCTGGCCGCCTTGCACATGGTCCAGCAGGTCATCCTTGAAGAACACGGTCACGCGGCTGGTCATGATCTCGCCATTGCCCTTGGCCAGGCGGAAATCGTAGTCCCAGCGGTTGGTGTGGAACATGTCGGTCAGCAGCGGCGTACCCAGCACGAAGCGCACCTGGTCGCGTGTGAGGCCCGGACGCAGTTGCGCCACCATCTCGCGGGAGACGAAGTTGCCTTGCTGGATGTCGATGCGGTAGGGGCGCAGGAAACCGAACAGGCTGTTGCTCTTGCCGCTCACTTTCACGCCCTGGGCGTCGGCCGCAGCCTGGTCCGGGGCCTTGGTCGAGGAGCAGCCGGCCAGCGACAGCGCCAGCAAGGCGGCCAGGCCGATTGCGGCGGAATGATGACGGGACTTCAGACGGGAAAGCATGAGCATAAAGTTTTCAACCGGGTTGAGCCATGAGCCTAAAGCACTATATGATAAGCTAGAACTTACTTCTTAAATAGGCATGAGTGCGTTCCGTCAGCAAAAGGCTTCTCCACAGCCAGCCGGAACCGTCCCCAGGCCTTCCCCGCGGGACCCGCGCGCCTGTTTGAGACCAGTCCAAAACCCGGGAACCCACTCTACCATGCCGAACAATCCATCCGAACTGAAGGCCAGCGGCCTGAAGGCTACCTTACCTCGCCTGAAGATCCTGGAGATATTCCAGAACACCTCGGTGCGTCACTTGAGCGCTGAAGATGTCTATAAACAATTGCTTTCCGACAATCTCGATGTGGGTCTGGCCACCGTCTACCGGGTGCTGACCCAGTTCGAGCAGGCCGGCTTGCTCCAGCGTAATCACTTCGAGACCGGCAAGGCCGTCTTCGAACTCAACGAGGGCTCGCACCACGACCACCTGGTCTGCCTGGACTGCGGCAAGGTCGAGGAATTCTTCGACGCCGAGATCGAGAAGCGTCAGCTGAAGATTGCCCAGGAGCACGGTTTCGAGATCGCCGACCACGCCCTGGCCCTCTACGGTCATTGCAAGAACTGCAAGAAGCTGAAGAAATAAGCGCTACGCAAGCTCTCCGCGCTGTCATATGAAAAAAGCCACGTGTACCTCACGTGGCTTTTTTGCATTCCGGCCCGCCCTGCGGATTCAATGCTGGCTCAAGGCGCTGGAGAGCAGCTTGGCCGTGATATCGACGATAGGGATGACGCGCTCATAGGCCATGCGGGTCGGCCCGATCACGCCCAGGGTGCCGACGATGCGGCCGTTGACTTCATAGGGCGCGGTGACGATGCTCATGTCATCCATGGGCACCAGCTGGGACTCGCCGCCGATGAAGATCTGCACGCCGGTGGCCTTGCTGGAGACATCCAGCAACTGCAAGAGCCCGGTCTTCTGCTCGAACATGTCGAAGAGGCGACGCAGCGAATTCATGTTGGACGACAGGTCGGTCACCGACAGCAGGTTGCGCTCGCCGGAGATGACCACGTTGTTGTCGGCCTCTTCGCTCATGGCGTCGCTGCCGGCTTCGACGGCAGCCTGCATCAGCGCGGTCATGTCGTCGCGCAACTGGCGCAGTTCGCCCTGCAGGTGCATGCGCACCTGGTCGAAGGACTGGCCGGCGTAGTGCTGGTTGATGTAGTTGGCGGCCTGGGTCAGCTGGCTGGGGGTGTAATCGACCTCGGTGAGGAGCATGCGGTTCTGCACGTCGCCGCCCTGGTCGACGATGACCAGCAGGATGCGCTTTTCGGAGAGCCGCAGGAACTCGATCTGCTGGAATACCGATTCGCGCTTGGGTGTCATCACCACACCGGCAAACTGCGACAGCGACGACAGCACCTGGGCTGCATTGGTGATGATCTTCTGGGGCGAGGTGCTGTGTTGCAGGCGGGCCTGCAGGCGGCCTTCCAGCGCGCTTTCGTCGATGGCCTCGACGGTGAGCAGGGTATCGACGAACATGCGATAGCCGCGCGGCGTGGGCACGCGGCCCGCCGAGGTGTGCGGGCTGGCGACGAAGCCCATCTCTTCGAGATCGGCCATGATGTTGCGGATGGTTGCCGGTGACAGTTCCAGGCCCGACAGTTTCGACAGGGCGCGCGAACCGACCGGCTGGCCGTCGGCGATGTACCGTTCGACCAGGGCCTTGAGCAGTGTGCGGGCGCGGTTATCGAGTTGCATGGTGCATATTCTAGCGGCTTATTCTGCAAAAAGTGACGCCACCAGCGCCGATGGCCTGATTTGCCCCTTCGTCATGCCGCGGATTGCGCCTCCAGCCAGTCATGCAGCTCATGCAGGTCGCGGCAGACGGCGTCGGGCCGGATGTCCTCGGGCAGCACGCGCCCGAAGCGGTTCATCCAGACTGCCTTCAGACCCGCCTGCTGGGCGCCTTGCACGTCCAGCAAGGGATCGTCGCCGACATAGACGGTCGCGCCCGGCGCCACCTGCAGCGCTTCGCAGGCGGCATGGAAGATGGCCGGGTCGGGCTTGGCGCGGCCGAAGCGATGCGCGGCGATGGAGACCCCAAAATGGCCGGCCAGCCCGATGCGCTCCAGATCGGCAAAGCCGTTGGAGACCGAGCCCAGGGTGAGCTTGCCCTTCAGGCGCAGCAGGGCCGGCTCCACGTCGTCGAACAGCGCGACGGTGCTGCGCGCTTCAGAGAACAGGGCCATGGCCGGGTCGACCAGCGCCAGGTCCACGTCATGTTCACGGAAGACCTCCGAGAGCGCCGTATGGCGCAGCTTCCAGAGATTGATGCGGTAGGCGGGATCGGTCTGCATCAGCGCCATGCGGCGCTCGCGCAGGCTGGCGATGGTGTGGGCCGCCGCCACGGCGGGCGCATGCTGGCGCAGCCAGTCGTAGAGCAGGGTTTCGGCGCGCACCAGCACGGGTTCGATGGCCCATAGGGTATCGTCGAGGTCGAACAGGACCGCCTGGATGGGGGAGGCGGCCGGCGAGGCGGGCAGGGTGGAAGCGCTTGGTTTCATTACAATGTCATCTCAAATTATGGTCTAATCCGCAGCATGTGGCCCATCAAATTACCCGTTCAGGCAGCCGTACCCAAAACCGTCGCCATCGTCGGCAAGTTCCAGGCCGTCGGCATTGCGCAGATCTTGTCGGACATTGCCGTGTTCCTAGAGTCGCATGGCCACACCGTGGTATTCGAGGCGGAAACCGCCGAGAACGTCGCGCTGCAAGGCTATGACAGCCTGACCACCGAGCAGATCGGCCAGCATGCCGACGTGGCCATCGTGGTCGGCGGCGACGGCACCATGCTGGGCATCGCGCGCCAGCTGGCGCCCTACAATGTCCCGCTCATCGGCATCAACCAGGGTCGCCTGGGCTTCATTACCGATATCGCGCAAGACCGCATGATACCGGCTCTGGCCGATATGCTGGAGGGCAAGGTCGAGGCCGAGTCGCGTTCGCTGCTGGAAGCGCGGGTCTATCGCGAGGGCGGCGAGATCTTCCGCGCCCTGGCCTTGAACGACGTGGTGGTGGCGCGGGGCTCCACCTCCGGCATGGTCGAGCTGCGGGTGGAGGTCGATGGCCGTTTCATGTACAACCAGCGCTCCGATGGCCTCATCGTGGCCACGCCCACCGGCTCGACCGCCTACGCGCTCTCGGCGGGCGGGCCGATCCTGCATCCCAGCCTGCATGGCATCGTGATGGTGCCGATTTCGCCGCACTCGCTGTCGAACCGGCCGATCACGCTGTCGGATTCCTGCGAGATCGTCATCCAGGTCGTCTCCGGGCGCGAGGTCAGCGCCAACTTCGACATGCAGTCCTTGACCAGCGTGCTGCATGGCGACCGCATCGTGATCCGCCGCTCGGCGCACAAGATCACCTTCCTGCATCCCCAGGGCTGGAGCTATTTCGACACCCTGCGCGAGAAGCTGCACTGGAATGAATACCCGTCCATAGAAGGCCGATTACAATAAGCCGCAATACCGAGCCCCGAGCCCCGAGCCCGGCCAGCCCGCGCCGGCTCGCCCGAGAATACCGGCCCGTCCGTCCAACCCGCTGCGAGACCACCATGCTGCGTACCTTAACGATCCGCGACTTCGTGATTGTCGATGCCATCGAGCTCGAATTCGCGCGCGGATTTTCCGTCTTCACCGGCGAGACTGGCGCCGGCAAATCCATCCTCATCGATGCCCTGGCGCTGGCCCTGGGCGGACGGGGCGATCCCAGCGTGGTGCGCGAGGGCGCGGCCAAGGCGGACGTGAGCGCTGACTTCAGCGCGACCCCCGAGGTCCAGGCCTGGCTGGAAGAACACGAATTCGCCGACGAGCACGGTGGCGTGCTGCTGCGCCGGGTGATCGACAATGCCGGGCGCAGCAAGGCCTATATCAATGGCAGCGCCGCCACCGCCGCGCAGTTGCGCGAAGTCGGCGAGATGCTGGTCGATATCCACGGCCAGCATGCGCACCAGTCGCTGATGAAGGCCGACGCCCAGCGCCAGTTGCTGGACAGCCAGGCCGGCCTCCTGGAGCAGGCGCGCGAGGTAGCTGCGTCCTACAAGACCTGGCGTGCGCTGGCGCGCCAGCGCGAACAGTTCGAGCAGGATGCGCGCAATGTGCTGCTGGAGCGCGAGCGCCTGGAGTGGCAGGTGGCCGAGCTGCACAAGCTGGCGGTCAAGCCCGGCGAATGGGCCGAGATCAGCACCGAGCACAGCCGTCTCTCGCATGCCGCCGCGCTCATCAGCGGGGCGCAGGAAGCGCTGGGCGTGATCTCGGAATCGGAGTCGCCCATCCTCTCGCAGCTGTCCTCGATCACGCAGAAGCTCACCAAGCTGGTCGATGTCGATACCGCCCTGAAGCCTGTACTCGATGCCCTCGAGCCAGCGCAGATCCAGCTGCAGGAAGCGGTCTATGCCTTGAACGATTACCTGGGGCGGGTCGAACTCGATCCGGCGCGCCTGCAGGAAGTGGAAGAGCGCCTCGAAGCCATCCACTCCACCGCCCGCAAGTTCCACGTACAGCCTGATGAGCTGCCCGAGGAATACCGCAAGCTCTCCGAACAATTGAAGCAGCTGGCCGACGCCAGCGACCTCGACGCCCTGCGCGCGCAGGAAGACAAGCTCAGGCAAGCCTATCTCGCCCTGGCCCAGAAACTCTCCAAGGCGCGCGCCAAGGCCGCTGCTGCGCTGGGTGAGGCGGTGACGGCGGCGATGCAGGACCTGTCGATGGCGGGTGGGCGCTTTGAGATTGCCCTGAATGAAGTCGAACCGGCCGCCTACGGGCTGGAGCAGGTGGAATTCCTGGTCGCCGGCCACGCCGGCGTGGCCCCGCGGGCCCTGGCCAAGGTGGCGTCCGGCGGCGAACTGGCGCGTATCTCGCTGGCCATTTCGGTGATCGCCTCGGCCGCTACCAGCATTCCCACCCTGATCTTCGACGAAGTCGACAGCGGCATCGGCGGCGCCGTGGCCGAGGTGGTCGGACGCTTGTTGAAGCGCCTGGGCCAGGATCGCCAGGTGCTGTGCGTGACCCACCTGCCGCAGGTGGCCAGCCAGGCCAACCAGCACTACCAGGTCAAGAAGCGCAGCGAGGGCGGCAAGACCCTGTCCGATATCGACGGGCTCGACGCCAAGGCGCGCGTGGAAGAAATCGCCCGCATGCTGGGCGGCCTGGAAATCACCGCCACCACGCGCAAGCACGCCCGCGAGCTGCTGGCCTCCTGAGCTGCGCGTCGGTCTCCCTTACAAGAACACCAACAGAATCGACCATGGCCTTTCGCACCGAACCGAAGCATACCCACGGCAGTTCCGCCTCCACCGCCATCGTGCTGGTCAACCTGGGCACTCCCGACGCGCCCAATGCGCCTGCCCTGCGGCGCTACCTCGGGCAGTTCCTGTCGGACCCGCGCGTGGTCGAGATACCGCGCGCCGTCTGGTGGTTCATCCTCAATGGCGTCATCCTGCCGTTCCGGTCTTCCAAGTCCGCCGAGAAGTACGCCAGCATCTGGACCGAGCAAGGCTCGCCCCTGCGCGTGCATACCGAGCGCCAGGCCGCTGCCCTCGGTGCGCAGCTGGCCGCGCGCGGCCATCACCAGCTGCAGGTGGTGCATGCGATGCGTTATGGATCGCCATCGCTGCCGCAGGTGCTGGACCAGCTCAAGCAGCAGGGCTGCACCCGCATCCTGGTGCTGCCCGCCTATCCCCAGTATTCCGGGACGACCACGGCATCGATCTTCGACGCGGTCTTCGATCATTACCGCAAGGTGCGCAACATTCCCGAGCTGCGCCTGATCCGCAATTACCATGACCAGGATGGCTACATCCAGGCGCTGCGCCAGTCGGTGCTGGATCACTGGGAAGTCAACGGGCGGCCCGACAAGCTGGTCATGAGTTTCCACGGCGTGCCCAAGCGCACCCTGGAACTGGGCGATCCCTATCATTGCGAGTGCTACAAGACGGCGCGGCTGCTGGCGCAATCGCTGGGCCTGAACGATGAGCAATACCTGGTCACCTTCCAGTCGCGCTTCGGCAAGGCCGAATGGCTGCAGCCCTACACCGCGCCCACCGTACAGGCGCTGGGGCGGCAAGGCGTGCGCCGCATCGACGTGATGTGTCCGGGCTTTACCAGCGACTGCCTGGAAACCCTGGAAGAGATTGCGATGGAGGTCAAGGATGAGTTCCTGCATGCCGGCGGCAAGGAATTCCACTTCATCCCCTGCCTGAACGAGTCCCCGGCCTGGATTGCCGGCATGGTCGAGATCGTCGAACAGCACCTGGCCGGCTGGCCGACCATGAGCAATGCCGCCGCCCGCGAGCAGATGGCGCAAGACGCCGCCATTTCGGCAGAGCGCGCCAAGGCGCTGGGTGCGCCTCAATAATTTTCCCGGTGGAAATGAAGGGCGCGGCCGGAATTGCCGGCCCGCTCCTACTGGCCTGCTAAAATAGCAGGCTAGTTCCTTTTGCTTGGCGTTTTGGCAATGTAGCCGATCCCAGTGGCAACTATTCTTGCCTTGAAGTAATCAGCAGCCCCGCTGGTCAGAGCGTGAACTCGCCGACCAGATGGGTATAGCTGATCCAGGCTGTGGCCAGCAGGCTGTAGAGGGCGACCAGGAGGGTGGCTGCAAGCAGGGGCAGTTTCATGATGACACCTTGTTGGCGCGACAAGAGTGAAGAAAAAGAGGCAAACGGGGAAGCGGGCCCACGGCCGGGCTTGAATTCATATTAGGTTGAGCTCGTATTAACTTGTAGCTCAGCTCGGTAATTTCTGTAAGCGCGCGTGACATTTTTATTCTCGCATCGGCAGGAATAGGCAAAAAGCCCTTGAAAAACTAGGGACATGCCTTACTTGAGCCGCATCCCGTGGTCGGGTGGCGTGCTGCAAGCGCCTGCCGCACGTACGTAACCTATTGATTTGTTGGAGGTAATTCAGGAATGCAAGACATGGAAAAACAGGAAGCCCAATCCGTCCAGCAAGACAACCAGGCTGCTGACGCCGCCGCTGCCACCGCAGCCGAGCAGGCTGCACCGGCTGCTGCCGCCGAGCCGACCCTGGAAGACAAGCTGGCCGCCGCCGAAGCCAAGGCTGCCGAGCTGCAGGACGCCTTCCTGCGCGCCCGTGCCGAAGGCGAGAACATCCGCCGCCGTGCTCAGGAAGACATCGCCAAGGCCCATAAGTTCGCTATCGAAGGCTTTGCCGAGTCGCTCTTGGCCGTCAAGGACAGCCTGGAAATGGCCCTGAAGATCGAAAACGCTTCCCTGGAATCGCTCAAGGAAGGCGTGGACATGACCTTGAAGCAACTCTCCTCGGCCTTTGAGAAGAACAAGCTGCAAGAGGTCAACCCGCAGGCCGGTGACAAGCTGGACCCCATGAAGCACCAGGCCGTCTCGGCCGTGCCGGCCGAGCAGGAAGCCAATACCGTGGTGGCCGTGCTGCAAAAAGGCTATATGATTTCCGAGCGCCTGCTGCGTCCGGCGCTGGTGACGGTCGCCCAGGGAAAGTAAGCGGACCGGCGCCGGGAGGGGAACAAGGGAAAAGGCATCATTTTTGCTTATTCCGGTGGTTCCGGCGCTTGAAAGTCCATCTTTCCTCCACATATTAAAACCATTCAAAACTACTGTAGCCCGGCATCCAGGGCTGAAAGATCGAAGGAAAAATCATGGGAAAAATCATTGGCATTGACCTGGGCACCACCAACTCTTGCGTTGCCGTCATGGAAGGCAACCAGCCCAAGGTGATCGAGAACTCCGAAGGCGCGCGTACCACGCCTTCCATCATCGCCTATCAGGAAGACGGCGAGATTCTGGTCGGCGCACCCGCCAAGCGCCAGGCCGTCACCAACCCCAAGAACACCATCTACGCCGCCAAGCGTCTGATCGGTCGCAAGTTCACCGAGAAGGAAGTGCAGAAGGACATCAACCTGATGCCCTACCAGATCGTGGCCGCCGACAACGGCGACGCCTGGATCGGCGTGCGCGACAAGAAGCTGGCGCCGCCGCAGATCTCGGCAGAAGTGCTGCGCAAGATGAAGAAGACCGCCGAGGACTACCTGGGCGAAGAAGTCACCGAAGCCGTCATCACGGTGCCGGCCTACTTCAACGACGCCCAGCGCCAGGCCACCAAGGACGCTGGCCGCATCGCCGGTCTGGACGTCAAGCGCATCATCAACGAGCCGACCGCAGCTGCACTGGCCTTCGGCCTGGACAAGGCGGAAAAGGGTGACCGCAAGATCGCCGTGTATGACCTCGGCGGCGGCACCTTCGACGTGTCCATCATCGAAATCGCCGATGTCGATGGCGAAAAGCAGTTCGAAGTGCTCTCCACCAACGGTGACACCTTCCTGGGTGGCGAAGACTTCGACCAGCGCCTGATCGACTACATCATCGACGAGTTCAAGAAGATCAACGGCCTGGACCTGTCCAAGGACGCCATCGCCCTGCAGCGCATCAAGGCCTCGGCCGAGCGCGCCAAGATCGAGCTGTCGTCCTCGCAACAGACCGAGATCAACGAGCCCTACATCGCCATGGCCAATGGCGCGCCGGTCCACCTGAACCTGAAGATCACCCGCGCCAAGCTGGAATCGCTGGTCGAGGAACTGATCGCCAAGACCATCGAGCCCTGCCGCACCGCCATCAAGGATGCCGGCGTGAAGGTCTCCGACATCGACGACGTGATCCTGGTCGGCGGCATGACCCGCATGCCCAAGGTCATCGAGAAGGTCAAGGAATTCTTCGGCAAGGATCCGCGCCGTGACGTCAACCCTGACGAAGCCGTCGCCGTGGGCGCCGCCATCCAGGGTTCGGTCCTCTCGGGCGACCGCAAGGACGTGCTGCTGCTGGACGTGACCCCGCTGTCGCTGGGTATCGAAACCATGGGCGGCGTCATGACCAAGATGATCAAGAAGAACACCACCATCCCGACCAAGTTCAGCCAGGTGTTCTCCACCGCCGACGACAACCAGCCGGCCGTGACCATCAAGGTCTACCAGGGCGAGCGTGAAATGGCCGTGGGCAACAAGGCCCTGGGCGAATTCAACCTGGAAGGCATCCCGCCGGCGCCGCGCGGCACCCCGCAGATCGAAGTGACCTTCGACATCGACGCCAACGGCATCCTGCACGTGGGCGCCAAGGACAAGGCCACCGGCAAGGAAAACAAGATCACCATCAAGGCCAACTCCGGCCTGAATGAGGAAGAGATCGAAAAGATGGTGCGCGACGCCGAAGCCAACGCCGAGGAAGACAAGCGCCTGAAGGAACTGGCCGAGACCCGTAACCAGGGCGATGCGCTGGTACACTCGACCAAGAAGGCGCTGGGCGAATACGGCGACAAGCTGGAAGCCGGTGAGAAGGACGTCATCGAAGCCGCCATCAAGAACCTGGAAGAAGCGTTGAAGGGTGACGACAAGGCCGCCATCGACGCCAAGACCGAGGCGCTGTCGACCGCCGCCCAGAAGCTGGGCGAGAAGATGTACGCCGACCAGCAGGCGCAAGCCGCTGCCGCCGGTGGCGCCGCCGGCGCCGCAGGCGCCCAGGCTGGTGCTGCCGGTGCTGCGCCCAAGGACGACAACGTGGTCGACGCCGACTTCAAGGAAGTGAAGTAATCCGGGTCTGAACCTCGTTTCATCTGAGGTCTACACTCGCGCCCGGGTGCGGATTTTCCGCAGCCCGGGCGGATTTTTAGGAACGAGCTCCAGAAGCATCCACCCGGCCGGGTTGTCTTTTCGGCCAGGCCGGTACGCCGAGTCCGCAGTCAAAAGCTGAACTCGGCTTTTTCACATTGTTGGTTTCCGGTCGTGCTTGCGCGGCCGCAGATGCAGGCCATCGCAGCAGCGACGGAACACAATAACAAGGTGGGTTATACAACATGGCAAAACGTGATTTTTACGAAGTGCTCGGACTGGCGAAGAACGCCAGCGACGACGAGATCAAGAAGGCTTATCGCAAGCTGGCGATGAAGTACCATCCTGACCGCAACCCCGACAGCAAGGGCGCGGAAGACAAGTTCAAGGAGGTCAAGGAAGCCTACGAGATGCTGTCGGACCCGCAGAAGCGCGAGGCCTACGACCGCTACGGCCATGCCGGCGTCGATCCCAACATGGGAGCAGGCGGCGGTGCGGGCGCAGGCGGCTTTGCCGATGCCTTCGGCGACATCTTCGGCGACATCTTTGGCGGCGGCGGAGGCCGCGGTCGCAGTGCCGGTCCGCAGGTCTATCGCGGCGCCGACCTGCGCTACAACCTGGAGATCACGCTGGAGCAGGCCGCCCACGGCTTCGACACCACCATCCGCGTGCCGTCCTGGGACCAGTGCGATACCTGCCACGGCAGCGGCGCCAAGCCCGGCACTTCGCCGGTCACTTGCACCACCTGCGGCGGTCATGGCCAGGTGCGCATGCAGCAGGGCTTCTTCAGCATCCAGCAGACCTGCCCGAAGTGCCACGGCAGCGGCAAGATCATTCCGGAACCCTGCCCTACCTGCGCCGGCGCTGGCCGCATCAAGCGCAACAAGACGCTGGAGGTGAAGATTCCCGAAGGCATCGACGATGGCATGCGCATCCGCTCCTCCGGCAACGGCGAGCCGGGCGTCAACGGCGGTCCTCCGGGCGACCTGTATGTGGAAATCCACATCAAGCCGCACGACGTCTTCCAGCGCGATGGCGACGACCTGCATTGCGAAATGCCGATCTCCTTCGCCAAGGCCGCGCTGGGCGGCGAGATCGAAGCCCCCACGCTCAACGGCAAGGCTTCCTTCTCGATTCCCGAAGGCACCCAGAGCGGCAAGACCTTCCGTCTGCGCGGCAAGGGCATCAAGGGAGTGCGGTCCGGTTATCCGGGCGACCTGTTCTGCCACGTCGTGGTGGAAACTCCGGTCAAGCTGACCGAACGCCAGAAGGAACTGCTGCGCGAGTTCGAGCAGCTCACCACCGAAGGCGGCGCCAAGCACAGCCCGCAGACCAAGACCTGGAAGGACAAGGTCAAGGAATTCTTCGAGTAAGCCGCAGTTTCAACTTCAGCTTCAGCTGCAGCAACAAAGCAAAAGGCCAGCGACATCGCTGGCCTTTTTCTTGTCCACAGCCTGACTGCGAACAATCAGAAGCAATGCTCCTGCGCCGGGAAGCTGCCGTCCTTGACCGCAGCCACATAGCGGCGCACCGCCTCCTCGATGCCGCTGGCCCCGTCCATGAAGTTGCGCACGAAGCGGCTCTTGTGGCCGGGGAAGACACCCAGCATGTCATGCATCACCAGCACCTGGCCCGAGCAATCAGGGCCGGCGCCAATGCCGATGGTAGGAATGCTCAGGCGGTCGGTCACTTCCTTGCCCAGCGTGGCGGGC is drawn from Herbaspirillum seropedicae and contains these coding sequences:
- the fur gene encoding ferric iron uptake transcriptional regulator, with protein sequence MPNNPSELKASGLKATLPRLKILEIFQNTSVRHLSAEDVYKQLLSDNLDVGLATVYRVLTQFEQAGLLQRNHFETGKAVFELNEGSHHDHLVCLDCGKVEEFFDAEIEKRQLKIAQEHGFEIADHALALYGHCKNCKKLKK
- a CDS encoding MotA/TolQ/ExbB proton channel family protein, with the translated sequence MEQNIGFAHYWAQGDAVSHSVAYLLLIMSIASWYYILSKAWAAWRIRRGSNALERFWQAPTLADATAAMQRLDSEQIYTPMAERAAEAADIGTRQQGTPSLNAATDPGELITRTLRREINRVSARLERGLTLLASVGSTAPFVGLFGTVWGIYHALVAVSASGTVQIDKVAGPVGEALIMTALGLLVAIPAVLAYNAFTRINRVVLAELDGFAHDLHAYLTTGERVGGVRR
- a CDS encoding HAD family hydrolase, translated to MKPSASTLPASPAASPIQAVLFDLDDTLWAIEPVLVRAETLLYDWLRQHAPAVAAAHTIASLRERRMALMQTDPAYRINLWKLRHTALSEVFREHDVDLALVDPAMALFSEARSTVALFDDVEPALLRLKGKLTLGSVSNGFADLERIGLAGHFGVSIAAHRFGRAKPDPAIFHAACEALQVAPGATVYVGDDPLLDVQGAQQAGLKAVWMNRFGRVLPEDIRPDAVCRDLHELHDWLEAQSAA
- a CDS encoding outer membrane protein assembly factor BamE is translated as MLMLSRLKSRHHSAAIGLAALLALSLAGCSSTKAPDQAAADAQGVKVSGKSNSLFGFLRPYRIDIQQGNFVSREMVAQLRPGLTRDQVRFVLGTPLLTDMFHTNRWDYDFRLAKGNGEIMTSRVTVFFKDDLLDHVQGGQDLPTESEYLTLITDAKVGSKAKLTDDDVKPASPVAPSSANK
- the dapB gene encoding 4-hydroxy-tetrahydrodipicolinate reductase, with the protein product MTVLNIAVAGASGRMGRMLIEAILNADDLQLAGALDTPTSPSIGTDAGLFLGKATGVLIESDLARGLAKADVLIDFTRPEGTLKHLEYCAAHGVKVVIGTTGFEPEGKAAIAAYAEKTAIMAAPNMSVGVNVTMKLLEMAAKNFSHGYDIEIIEAHHRFKVDAPSGTALKMGEVIADALGKKLDDVAVYAREGVTGERDPSSIGFATVRGGDIIGDHTVLFAGIGERIEISHKSSSRVSYAMGSLRAARYLADKETGLYDMQDVLGFK
- the hrcA gene encoding heat-inducible transcriptional repressor HrcA codes for the protein MQLDNRARTLLKALVERYIADGQPVGSRALSKLSGLELSPATIRNIMADLEEMGFVASPHTSAGRVPTPRGYRMFVDTLLTVEAIDESALEGRLQARLQHSTSPQKIITNAAQVLSSLSQFAGVVMTPKRESVFQQIEFLRLSEKRILLVIVDQGGDVQNRMLLTEVDYTPSQLTQAANYINQHYAGQSFDQVRMHLQGELRQLRDDMTALMQAAVEAGSDAMSEEADNNVVISGERNLLSVTDLSSNMNSLRRLFDMFEQKTGLLQLLDVSSKATGVQIFIGGESQLVPMDDMSIVTAPYEVNGRIVGTLGVIGPTRMAYERVIPIVDITAKLLSSALSQH
- a CDS encoding NAD kinase, with translation MWPIKLPVQAAVPKTVAIVGKFQAVGIAQILSDIAVFLESHGHTVVFEAETAENVALQGYDSLTTEQIGQHADVAIVVGGDGTMLGIARQLAPYNVPLIGINQGRLGFITDIAQDRMIPALADMLEGKVEAESRSLLEARVYREGGEIFRALALNDVVVARGSTSGMVELRVEVDGRFMYNQRSDGLIVATPTGSTAYALSAGGPILHPSLHGIVMVPISPHSLSNRPITLSDSCEIVIQVVSGREVSANFDMQSLTSVLHGDRIVIRRSAHKITFLHPQGWSYFDTLREKLHWNEYPSIEGRLQ